A portion of the Desulfurobacterium atlanticum genome contains these proteins:
- the priA gene encoding replication restart helicase PriA produces MYAEVALNIPIDKTFVYRVPENLVEKLEKGKRVIVPFGRKDFLKTGIITDIKEKTEVNPSFIKEIFDIPDSFPLFTENTLKLAEEIAKRYASGIGETLFFFLPSGFIIDESTYIYLIKDEKVKGKTERDILNFLKEKKGKVKLVTLNRRIKGSVYQAVKNLIRKGLIGKEEAITYPSLPSKKFVSLLKEETVRGAKEKLLIELLKEKKEISVDEIKKSGIKSHTIKRLQEKGIIEIFEKEILLDIKKQELEDKRKITLTSDQKKAFEKITNGKNETFLLYGVTGSGKMEVYLNAAREIVNRGKSVLILVPELLLTPELRARVESYFGENIAVFHSKLSKKELTSQWIKAIKGTTKVFIGTRMALMLPIKDLGLIVVDEEQDVSYKEQQKPLYHARDMAIKRGKIENCPVVLVSATPSVESYYKGITGEYIPLELKKRISEIPLPYIKVVNLSEEKKVGIFSQPLITAIKNTIKKGEQVLLFINRRGFFSSGFCPECGFVAECNDCAVPLVYHKSVKKLICHICGKTYKPVYRCPKCKTKLEFKGYGTERVEEEAKVLFPEGKIIRLDQDSVKDPIRGAKLISDIKKGKYNIIIGTQIASKGHNFPKLTLVAVLLADVGYLLPDFRSSERVFQTIVHTTGRAGRFKPGAAIVQAFEPENPAVKYAREYRFELFYKEEIEARKIFNYPPFSFPVLLEFQLERSSKFKTVESKFNVLKEKLSPYFNVPPLTPAPIPKIAGRYRFTSFLRASSEENLIKGVNLLKNEMQLLFKGIRYKIDVEPVYLL; encoded by the coding sequence TTGTACGCAGAAGTAGCCCTTAACATACCAATTGATAAAACATTTGTTTACAGGGTACCGGAAAATCTTGTTGAAAAGCTTGAGAAAGGGAAAAGGGTTATTGTTCCGTTTGGAAGGAAAGACTTTTTAAAAACAGGAATAATCACAGATATTAAAGAAAAAACCGAAGTTAATCCCTCCTTCATTAAAGAAATCTTTGATATTCCTGATTCCTTTCCGCTTTTTACAGAAAACACATTGAAACTTGCAGAAGAAATAGCTAAAAGATATGCTTCAGGAATTGGAGAAACCCTTTTTTTCTTCCTTCCATCAGGTTTTATTATTGATGAATCAACCTACATATACCTGATAAAAGACGAGAAAGTAAAGGGAAAAACGGAAAGAGATATATTAAACTTCCTGAAAGAGAAAAAAGGGAAAGTAAAGTTAGTTACACTCAACAGAAGAATTAAAGGTTCAGTCTACCAAGCAGTTAAAAACCTGATACGAAAAGGATTAATCGGAAAAGAGGAGGCTATCACATACCCATCACTTCCATCAAAAAAATTTGTCTCACTTCTAAAAGAAGAAACTGTAAGAGGAGCAAAAGAGAAACTTCTAATAGAACTCTTAAAAGAAAAAAAAGAGATAAGTGTTGACGAAATAAAAAAATCAGGAATTAAAAGCCATACCATAAAAAGATTACAGGAAAAAGGCATTATAGAAATTTTTGAAAAAGAAATACTTTTAGACATAAAGAAACAGGAACTTGAAGATAAAAGAAAAATAACCCTGACATCAGACCAAAAAAAAGCGTTTGAAAAAATAACCAACGGAAAAAATGAAACATTTCTTCTATACGGAGTAACAGGTTCAGGAAAGATGGAAGTCTATTTAAACGCTGCAAGGGAAATTGTAAACAGAGGTAAAAGTGTTCTCATTCTCGTTCCAGAACTACTTCTTACACCAGAACTGCGAGCAAGAGTTGAAAGTTATTTTGGAGAAAACATTGCAGTTTTTCACAGTAAGCTAAGCAAAAAAGAACTTACTTCCCAGTGGATAAAGGCTATCAAAGGTACTACAAAAGTTTTTATAGGAACAAGAATGGCACTTATGCTTCCCATAAAAGATTTAGGACTTATCGTTGTTGATGAAGAACAGGATGTCTCATATAAGGAGCAGCAGAAACCCCTTTACCACGCAAGAGATATGGCAATTAAACGGGGAAAAATTGAAAACTGTCCTGTAGTGCTTGTTTCTGCTACACCGTCAGTTGAAAGTTACTATAAAGGAATAACTGGAGAATACATACCCCTTGAACTTAAAAAACGAATTTCAGAGATTCCACTGCCCTACATAAAGGTTGTAAATCTTTCAGAAGAAAAAAAAGTGGGAATATTTTCCCAACCACTTATAACAGCAATCAAAAATACCATTAAAAAAGGAGAACAGGTTCTCCTTTTTATAAACAGACGGGGTTTTTTCTCATCCGGTTTTTGTCCTGAATGCGGTTTTGTAGCTGAGTGTAACGACTGTGCAGTTCCTCTTGTTTATCACAAAAGTGTAAAAAAACTTATCTGCCATATATGCGGCAAAACCTACAAACCTGTTTACAGATGCCCGAAGTGTAAAACAAAACTTGAATTTAAAGGATACGGTACCGAAAGGGTAGAGGAAGAAGCAAAAGTTCTGTTTCCAGAAGGAAAAATAATAAGACTTGACCAGGACAGCGTAAAAGACCCTATAAGAGGAGCAAAACTTATATCGGACATTAAAAAAGGAAAATACAACATAATTATAGGAACGCAAATAGCAAGCAAAGGACACAATTTTCCAAAATTAACCCTTGTGGCCGTTCTACTTGCTGACGTTGGCTACCTTTTACCAGACTTTCGTTCCTCCGAAAGAGTATTCCAGACAATAGTTCATACCACAGGAAGGGCTGGAAGATTTAAACCTGGAGCTGCTATTGTTCAAGCATTTGAACCTGAAAATCCAGCTGTAAAATATGCTAGAGAATACAGGTTTGAGCTGTTTTATAAAGAGGAGATAGAAGCAAGAAAGATATTTAACTATCCACCTTTCTCTTTTCCGGTTCTCTTAGAATTTCAACTTGAAAGAAGTTCAAAGTTTAAAACTGTAGAATCAAAATTCAATGTTTTAAAAGAAAAATTATCTCCTTACTTCAACGTTCCTCCTCTCACACCTGCTCCAATACCAAAAATAGCAGGAAGATACAGATTTACTTCCTTTTTAAGAGCATCTTCAGAAGAAAATCTAATAAAAGGGGTCAATCTGTTAAAAAATGAAATGCAACTATTATTTAAAGGAATCAGATATAAAATAGACGTTGAACCGGTATATCTTCTTTAA
- a CDS encoding ATP-binding protein, producing the protein MTCRYCSGTGWVIVESDNIKQARRCKCQFETLKKEFLKTSGIPRRFRKCKFSNFKPETVSQKVALKECKEFFKLYPFTDRGIVLYGEPGVGKTHLVVALLRNIIEYKGLKGKFVDFRNLLIDIKTTFDTRESSQKLLSDIMDIPLLILDDVGAERTTDWAKDILSTIINYRYTKNLPTIITTNLMFDSPLDNSFASRFDDRTESRIYEMCKIVRVEGDDYRKKKA; encoded by the coding sequence ATGACCTGCAGATACTGTTCAGGTACAGGATGGGTTATAGTAGAAAGTGACAATATAAAACAGGCAAGAAGATGTAAATGTCAGTTTGAAACACTAAAAAAGGAATTCTTAAAAACTTCCGGCATTCCGCGCAGGTTTAGAAAGTGTAAATTTTCAAATTTTAAACCTGAAACAGTTTCTCAAAAGGTTGCATTAAAGGAGTGCAAAGAATTTTTCAAACTCTATCCATTTACCGACAGGGGAATAGTCCTTTACGGAGAACCAGGTGTGGGTAAAACCCACCTTGTGGTAGCACTGTTAAGAAATATTATTGAATATAAAGGTTTAAAAGGAAAATTTGTAGATTTTAGAAATCTCCTGATAGATATAAAAACAACCTTTGATACCAGAGAATCATCTCAAAAACTCCTTTCAGATATTATGGATATACCGCTACTTATCCTTGATGATGTTGGTGCTGAAAGAACCACAGACTGGGCAAAAGATATACTATCAACAATCATAAATTATAGATACACAAAAAATTTGCCTACAATAATCACAACAAATCTTATGTTTGATTCTCCCCTTGACAACAGCTTTGCATCACGGTTTGACGATAGAACTGAGTCAAGAATATATGAAATGTGCAAAATAGTGAGGGTAGAGGGTGATGACTACAGAAAAAAGAAAGCTTAA
- a CDS encoding NAD(+)/NADH kinase, whose amino-acid sequence MTTEKRKLKYKNIGVISNPTKKDAHKGVEKVISILIKNGVTVWTEEETAVLLPENLRKKVKVIDRTCLPDKIEIMIVLGGDGTFLNVARLIDKKPVPLLGVNFGTLGFLTELSMDEIEKSIEKLLTGKFIVENRPVIRVKLTRKNGHIAIYRCVNEVVIKRDTLARIIEVELKANGKFVSVFRGDGLIVATPTGSTAYSLSAGGPIIMPTLSAMLITPICPHTLTMRPLVIDGNIVLTAQLKTTSETVMVIFDGQEGIELRKGDRLDIAKSPYDLLILRDPDKSYYQTLREKLNWG is encoded by the coding sequence ATGACTACAGAAAAAAGAAAGCTTAAGTATAAAAATATAGGAGTAATCTCAAATCCTACCAAGAAAGATGCACACAAAGGAGTTGAAAAGGTCATTTCCATTTTAATTAAAAATGGAGTAACTGTCTGGACCGAAGAGGAAACTGCCGTTCTTCTTCCTGAAAATTTAAGAAAAAAGGTAAAAGTTATAGACAGAACATGTCTTCCTGATAAAATTGAAATTATGATAGTGTTAGGGGGAGATGGAACTTTCCTTAACGTTGCAAGACTCATAGATAAAAAACCCGTCCCCCTTCTTGGAGTAAACTTTGGCACCCTGGGCTTTTTAACAGAACTTTCCATGGATGAAATTGAAAAAAGCATTGAAAAACTTCTCACAGGAAAATTTATAGTTGAAAACAGACCTGTAATCAGGGTAAAATTAACCAGAAAAAATGGCCACATAGCAATCTATAGATGTGTCAACGAAGTTGTTATTAAAAGGGATACACTGGCAAGGATAATAGAAGTAGAACTAAAAGCAAACGGAAAGTTTGTCAGTGTTTTCAGAGGAGATGGACTAATAGTTGCAACTCCAACAGGTTCAACTGCTTACTCTCTGTCAGCTGGAGGACCTATAATAATGCCAACACTGAGCGCAATGCTCATCACCCCTATCTGTCCCCATACTCTTACAATGAGGCCACTTGTGATAGATGGAAATATCGTTTTAACTGCACAGCTTAAAACAACAAGTGAAACGGTTATGGTTATTTTTGACGGACAGGAAGGAATAGAGCTTAGAAAAGGAGACAGACTTGACATAGCAAAATCTCCCTATGACCTTCTAATTTTAAGAGACCCTGATAAATCTTACTACCAAACACTCAGAGAAAAGCTTAACTGGGGATAA
- the rapZ gene encoding RNase adapter RapZ, whose translation MCDEKKIIVLTGLSGGGKSTAAKYLEDLEFYCIDNIPPDLIPNLFHLINENPEIQKAALVLDIRNPKFRHAIENILNNLKNRNVEIWFLKADENTLIKRFSETRRPHPLQRYEKDKSLQELIEKEIEYLKPVEEKASVVIDTSKLTPHQLKQYIRELISGGKITFTITFLSFGFKYGIPQTADNVFDVRFLPNPHFIPELRPKTGMDKEVKEFILKFPETVSFIEKLKDIVLFTIPHYEKEGKSYLTFAIGCTGGQHRSVAIAELLAESAADEYPEHEIYIEHREQKIRKKVNKSLN comes from the coding sequence ATGTGTGATGAAAAAAAGATAATAGTACTTACAGGACTTTCCGGCGGCGGAAAATCAACTGCTGCAAAATACCTTGAAGACCTTGAGTTTTACTGTATAGATAATATTCCTCCTGACCTGATTCCAAATCTTTTTCATCTCATAAATGAAAATCCTGAAATCCAAAAAGCTGCTCTTGTACTTGACATAAGAAACCCAAAGTTTAGACATGCAATTGAAAACATACTTAACAACCTTAAAAATAGAAACGTTGAAATATGGTTTCTTAAAGCTGATGAAAATACCCTTATAAAAAGGTTCAGCGAAACAAGAAGACCACATCCACTTCAACGATATGAGAAAGATAAAAGTTTACAGGAACTGATAGAAAAAGAAATAGAATATCTTAAACCTGTAGAAGAAAAAGCTTCTGTTGTAATAGACACATCAAAATTGACCCCACACCAGCTAAAACAGTACATAAGAGAGCTAATCAGCGGTGGAAAAATAACATTTACAATCACATTTCTCTCTTTCGGATTCAAATACGGCATACCTCAAACAGCAGACAATGTATTTGACGTAAGATTCCTTCCCAATCCCCATTTTATTCCAGAACTTAGACCAAAAACAGGTATGGATAAAGAAGTAAAAGAGTTCATTTTAAAATTTCCAGAAACAGTCTCGTTTATTGAAAAGTTAAAAGACATTGTCCTTTTCACAATACCTCATTACGAAAAGGAAGGAAAAAGTTATCTTACATTTGCCATCGGATGCACCGGTGGTCAGCACCGTTCCGTTGCAATTGCAGAACTTTTAGCAGAATCAGCAGCAGATGAATATCCCGAACACGAAATTTATATAGAACATAGAGAACAAAAGATAAGAAAAAAAGTAAATAAATCACTTAACTGA
- a CDS encoding M14/M99 family metallopeptidase — MKDIKLGKLIKVVFFFVVPLLFSATLHLPSYVPKTYEKKITNSPKAFVISGAHGDEIGGYLSAVYLYKTLKVKNGDIKFLPFLNIKSVVKTYRYLDGVGDINDKFSFSKQNVLNLPDNVFRKIEFIRKEIRDFKPDVVLSLHVAWGYSVINKKRWGNSIVIDEKRYKNLILYPVAKKVLQSINSNNKYRYRDYSIKVLNTFSKNVKSEMNDFSAWVLKSGFPVYTIESSKQLDLWRQIYNTSFAVAEFLKFYGFKIENLDTVLNKRQIDKFLKSIKKRKVKLKFLIDGKYYTYDCEYRGKLIVPVKKDSEIFIPEVEINDIGYFIVPRSEMNYKKNYFFRNFINFKVKYLNVSKKRYDDYCYIRFVVK, encoded by the coding sequence ATGAAGGACATAAAGTTAGGAAAACTTATTAAAGTAGTTTTTTTCTTTGTAGTTCCTCTACTTTTTTCTGCTACGCTGCATTTACCATCTTATGTTCCTAAAACTTATGAAAAAAAGATAACAAATTCTCCTAAAGCATTTGTGATTTCGGGGGCTCATGGTGATGAAATTGGTGGTTATTTAAGTGCTGTTTACCTTTATAAAACTTTAAAAGTTAAAAATGGAGATATTAAATTTTTACCTTTTTTGAACATTAAATCAGTGGTTAAGACTTACAGATATCTTGACGGAGTTGGAGATATAAATGATAAATTTAGTTTTTCAAAGCAGAATGTTTTAAACCTGCCTGACAATGTGTTTAGAAAGATAGAATTTATTAGAAAGGAAATAAGAGATTTTAAACCTGATGTTGTTTTATCTTTGCATGTAGCCTGGGGTTATTCAGTAATTAATAAAAAAAGATGGGGAAATAGCATTGTTATAGATGAAAAGAGATATAAAAATCTAATTTTATATCCAGTTGCAAAAAAGGTTCTTCAATCTATCAATTCTAATAATAAATACAGATATAGAGATTATTCAATTAAAGTCCTTAATACATTTTCAAAAAATGTGAAATCTGAGATGAACGATTTCAGTGCCTGGGTATTAAAAAGCGGTTTTCCCGTATATACGATTGAAAGTTCAAAACAGCTTGATTTATGGAGACAGATATATAATACATCCTTTGCAGTAGCGGAATTTTTAAAGTTTTACGGTTTTAAAATAGAAAACTTAGATACTGTTTTAAATAAGCGACAAATAGATAAATTTCTTAAATCTATTAAAAAAAGGAAAGTGAAACTTAAATTTTTAATAGACGGAAAGTATTACACGTATGATTGTGAATATAGAGGAAAACTTATAGTCCCTGTGAAAAAGGATAGTGAAATTTTTATACCTGAAGTTGAGATAAATGATATTGGATATTTTATTGTACCAAGAAGCGAAATGAACTATAAAAAAAATTACTTTTTCAGAAACTTTATCAATTTTAAAGTCAAGTATTTAAATGTTAGTAAAAAAAGATATGATGATTATTGTTATATAAGATTTGTGGTAAAGTAA
- the dxs gene encoding 1-deoxy-D-xylulose-5-phosphate synthase, translated as MLLDRINSPDDLKKLSVNELKQLADELRTFIVDVVTKTGGHLASSLGVVELTLALLKVFSPPEDEIVWDVGHQAYPYKILTGRKDKFPTLRQYKGISGFPSIKESVYDAFGAGHSSISISAALGIKVAKRLKGEDGKVVAVIGDGALTAGEAYEGLNNAGQLGEDLIVILNDNRMSISPNIGAMANYLIKVTTDEWLRKAKGHFEYVSKKIFGERVYKKFKRFEDLIVKGLFPPGMLFEELGFRYIGPVDGHNLDTLIPVLENVSKMKGPTLVHVITKKGKGYKPAEENPEKFHGVSGKKKTVLVEKKIPKWTSIFSEVLIELAEKEENIVAITAAMPTGTGLDKFREKFPERYFDVGIAEQHAVTFAAGLAKKGLKPVVAIYSTFLQRAYDQIIHDVALQELPVVFAIDRGGIVGEDGPTHHGVFDLSYMRIVPNVVVSAPKDENELRNLLYTAIKSDLPFAIRYPRGAAVGVDIEREFKEIPIGTWEILKKGGEILIIATGWEVYQVLEAEKLLKETGIEPTIVNARFIKPIDEVMLTELAKGHKIIVTVEENTVKGGLGSAVNEFLASWYDGRIFNIGVPDMFIEHGEQSLLREKLGLTGKELAGRILKICNNFNLLSDLR; from the coding sequence TTGTTACTTGATAGAATAAACTCTCCTGATGATTTAAAAAAGCTTTCGGTTAATGAACTTAAGCAGTTAGCCGATGAGCTACGAACCTTTATAGTTGATGTTGTAACTAAGACCGGTGGGCATCTTGCATCTTCTCTTGGTGTTGTTGAACTTACTTTAGCTTTACTGAAGGTTTTTTCACCTCCTGAAGATGAGATAGTGTGGGATGTAGGCCATCAGGCTTATCCTTACAAAATATTGACAGGAAGAAAAGATAAATTTCCAACTTTAAGGCAGTATAAAGGTATTTCCGGTTTTCCTTCCATTAAAGAGAGTGTTTATGACGCTTTTGGAGCAGGTCATAGCAGTATTTCTATATCGGCTGCTCTTGGGATTAAGGTTGCAAAACGTTTAAAGGGAGAAGATGGAAAGGTTGTTGCTGTTATAGGTGATGGAGCTTTAACAGCTGGTGAAGCTTATGAGGGCTTGAACAATGCAGGCCAGCTTGGAGAGGATTTGATAGTTATTCTTAATGATAATAGAATGTCTATTTCTCCCAATATAGGAGCTATGGCAAACTATCTTATAAAGGTTACAACAGATGAGTGGCTTAGAAAGGCAAAGGGCCATTTTGAATACGTTTCAAAAAAGATATTTGGTGAAAGGGTTTATAAGAAGTTTAAAAGATTTGAAGATTTAATAGTTAAGGGTCTTTTCCCTCCCGGTATGCTTTTTGAAGAGCTTGGATTCAGATATATAGGTCCTGTTGATGGCCATAATCTTGATACTCTTATTCCTGTGTTAGAGAATGTTTCAAAAATGAAGGGGCCAACTCTTGTTCATGTTATAACCAAAAAGGGGAAGGGTTATAAACCGGCTGAAGAGAATCCTGAAAAGTTTCACGGTGTATCAGGGAAGAAGAAAACTGTATTAGTAGAAAAAAAGATACCTAAATGGACATCGATATTTTCTGAGGTGCTTATAGAGCTTGCAGAAAAAGAAGAAAATATAGTGGCTATTACAGCTGCAATGCCAACTGGTACAGGTCTTGATAAGTTTAGAGAGAAATTTCCGGAGCGTTATTTTGATGTTGGGATAGCCGAGCAGCATGCAGTAACGTTTGCAGCTGGTCTTGCAAAGAAAGGATTAAAACCAGTGGTTGCAATATATTCAACATTTTTACAGAGAGCTTATGACCAGATTATTCACGATGTTGCACTGCAAGAGCTCCCTGTTGTTTTTGCAATTGATAGGGGAGGAATAGTTGGTGAGGATGGGCCGACTCACCATGGTGTCTTTGACCTTTCTTATATGAGAATTGTTCCAAATGTGGTTGTTTCAGCACCAAAAGATGAAAATGAGCTTAGAAATCTTTTATATACGGCGATAAAATCAGATTTACCTTTTGCTATAAGGTATCCACGGGGAGCTGCTGTTGGGGTTGATATAGAAAGAGAATTTAAAGAGATACCTATAGGAACATGGGAAATTTTAAAGAAGGGAGGGGAAATTTTAATTATTGCTACAGGATGGGAGGTTTATCAGGTTCTTGAAGCTGAAAAACTTTTAAAAGAAACGGGAATAGAACCCACTATAGTGAATGCAAGGTTTATTAAGCCTATAGATGAAGTAATGTTAACTGAGCTTGCAAAGGGACATAAAATTATAGTTACTGTGGAGGAAAATACGGTAAAAGGCGGGTTAGGTAGTGCAGTAAATGAGTTTCTGGCCAGCTGGTATGATGGCAGGATTTTTAATATAGGTGTTCCTGATATGTTTATAGAGCACGGTGAGCAGAGTCTTTTAAGGGAAAAGTTGGGATTAACAGGAAAAGAACTGGCGGGTAGAATTTTAAAGATATGTAATAATTTTAATCTTTTATCTGATTTAAGATGA
- a CDS encoding polyprenyl synthetase family protein — MELKQYLKERKEFIDGIIYNFLPDKPAYGTKLYEAVEYSLTVGGKRLRPILCLAGCEIAGGKLDDAVPVAVALEMIHTYSLIHDDLPAMDNDELRRGHPTTWKKFDEATAILAGDALLNRAFEILAEWDFSPEIKIEVMKEIGKAAGMRGMVLGQQCDMEAEGRSDVSLDELKYIHKHKTGALITASVVSGAVVGGANKESLKALRRYGELIGYAFQIVDDVLDVVGDESKLGKKVGSDLENNKVTFVTIFGVEGAKKEAVKAIDEAIESLKLFKKEKREPLEKIARFIVEREF, encoded by the coding sequence ATGGAGTTAAAACAGTATCTTAAAGAGCGTAAAGAATTTATAGATGGAATAATTTACAACTTTTTACCTGATAAACCTGCTTATGGGACTAAACTATATGAGGCTGTTGAATACTCTTTAACTGTTGGTGGTAAGAGACTTCGTCCTATTCTTTGCCTTGCAGGGTGTGAAATTGCAGGTGGAAAGCTTGACGATGCTGTTCCTGTTGCAGTTGCTCTGGAGATGATTCATACCTATTCTCTTATTCATGATGACCTTCCGGCAATGGATAATGATGAATTAAGGAGAGGACATCCCACAACGTGGAAAAAGTTTGATGAAGCTACAGCCATTCTTGCCGGCGATGCTTTACTTAACAGGGCTTTTGAAATTTTAGCTGAGTGGGATTTCTCTCCAGAGATAAAAATTGAAGTTATGAAAGAGATAGGAAAAGCTGCCGGGATGAGAGGTATGGTTTTAGGACAGCAGTGTGATATGGAAGCTGAAGGAAGAAGTGATGTTTCACTTGATGAACTAAAGTATATTCATAAACATAAAACAGGAGCGCTTATTACAGCTTCTGTTGTCTCTGGTGCTGTTGTAGGCGGTGCGAATAAAGAGAGTCTAAAAGCTTTGAGAAGATACGGTGAGCTTATAGGTTACGCTTTTCAGATAGTTGACGATGTTCTTGATGTTGTAGGAGATGAGAGTAAGCTTGGTAAGAAAGTTGGTTCCGATTTAGAGAATAATAAGGTTACGTTTGTTACAATTTTTGGAGTTGAAGGTGCAAAAAAAGAAGCTGTTAAAGCTATAGATGAAGCTATTGAATCTTTAAAACTGTTTAAAAAAGAAAAAAGAGAGCCGCTTGAGAAAATTGCCCGTTTCATAGTTGAAAGAGAGTTCTAA
- the plsY gene encoding glycerol-3-phosphate 1-O-acyltransferase PlsY, whose product MDKSLLTVLIVVFSFLSGSIPFGYVIGKLKGVDVRKYGSGNIGATNVSRVLGKKIGLIVLILDALKGAIPVLTVKYAGLPLKFQLMAALFAVLGHCFSPFLGFKGGKGVATGIGAFAVISPVCAGIAVAVFMLVFFITRYVSLSSITAVASYVIAFKFLVSSSDIYIYVALAGFVIIVKHYKNIIRLIRGEEKKYGVKTVS is encoded by the coding sequence ATGGATAAATCTCTTTTAACTGTTCTTATAGTTGTTTTTTCATTTCTTTCTGGTTCAATTCCTTTTGGATATGTTATAGGTAAATTAAAAGGTGTTGATGTTAGGAAGTACGGAAGTGGAAACATAGGAGCAACAAATGTTTCAAGAGTTCTTGGTAAGAAAATCGGTCTTATCGTTTTAATTCTTGATGCTTTAAAAGGAGCTATTCCTGTACTTACTGTAAAGTATGCAGGATTACCATTAAAGTTTCAGCTTATGGCAGCACTTTTTGCTGTTCTTGGCCACTGCTTTTCCCCTTTTCTTGGGTTTAAAGGCGGTAAAGGTGTTGCAACCGGAATAGGAGCTTTTGCTGTAATTTCTCCAGTTTGTGCAGGAATAGCCGTTGCGGTTTTTATGTTGGTTTTTTTCATCACAAGATATGTTTCTTTAAGTTCCATTACTGCTGTTGCTTCTTATGTTATAGCTTTTAAATTTCTGGTTTCTTCCTCCGATATTTATATTTATGTTGCTCTTGCTGGATTTGTAATAATAGTGAAACACTATAAGAATATAATCAGGCTGATTAGAGGTGAGGAGAAAAAGTATGGAGTTAAAACAGTATCTTAA
- the pgsA gene encoding CDP-diacylglycerol--glycerol-3-phosphate 3-phosphatidyltransferase: MSAIPNILTILRIIFIPFIVFFIIEGMYFISIILFVISAFTDFLDGYLARKMRSVSNFGKLFDPVADKILTSSVLIALSYKHLCDPYSVTAIVAREEAVTGLRAIAASKGIVLPAGNLGKIKTVLLMVSIITLLSGFLKLGGYLLLFSAAVAVYSGVLYFYHFFKSVEE; this comes from the coding sequence ATGAGCGCTATTCCGAATATTCTAACTATTTTAAGGATTATTTTCATACCTTTTATAGTGTTTTTTATAATAGAAGGGATGTATTTTATATCGATTATTCTTTTCGTTATTTCCGCTTTTACGGATTTTCTTGATGGTTATCTTGCAAGAAAGATGAGAAGTGTTTCAAACTTTGGAAAACTTTTTGACCCGGTAGCGGATAAAATTCTCACGTCTTCTGTTCTAATAGCTCTTTCCTATAAACATCTGTGTGATCCTTATTCTGTTACTGCAATAGTTGCAAGGGAAGAAGCGGTAACAGGATTAAGAGCTATTGCTGCATCAAAAGGTATTGTATTACCTGCTGGAAACCTTGGAAAGATTAAAACGGTTCTTCTAATGGTATCTATAATTACTCTTCTTTCAGGTTTTTTAAAGCTTGGAGGATATCTTCTGCTTTTTTCTGCAGCTGTTGCTGTTTATTCTGGTGTTCTTTATTTTTATCATTTTTTTAAATCTGTAGAGGAGTAG